Proteins encoded together in one Psychrobacter sanguinis window:
- a CDS encoding calcium-binding protein, translating into MTDDTLFFIDKDGVNLVEAENVESVSFQKEINSHTNNYEITDAGLIDHRFLIKHTDNGDKEFLDHVEGTEGNDTLMGEIVFGREGNDTINGTDAADILHGGRGDDVIYGLEGNDRIYGAEGDDVLNGGLGDDILIGGVGNDTFVIDSLSGNDVIADFNNDAGYQDVLQFSSELFTDMNNLISQTSQNGSNVSVALTNQSYLMVENCSVEDVLNCSIIA; encoded by the coding sequence ATGACAGATGACACTCTATTTTTCATAGACAAAGATGGTGTTAATCTGGTCGAAGCAGAGAATGTAGAGTCAGTCAGTTTCCAAAAAGAGATTAACAGCCATACCAATAACTATGAAATAACCGATGCCGGTCTTATTGATCATCGTTTTTTAATAAAACACACTGACAATGGCGATAAAGAATTCTTAGACCATGTCGAAGGAACTGAAGGTAATGATACGTTAATGGGTGAAATTGTTTTCGGTCGTGAAGGCAATGATACTATTAACGGCACAGACGCAGCAGATATTCTACATGGTGGCCGTGGTGACGACGTGATTTACGGACTGGAAGGCAATGACCGTATCTATGGTGCTGAAGGCGACGACGTGTTAAACGGCGGATTAGGGGATGATATCTTAATTGGCGGCGTGGGTAACGATACGTTTGTCATCGATAGCCTATCGGGCAATGATGTTATTGCAGACTTTAATAACGATGCGGGTTACCAGGATGTGCTACAGTTTTCATCCGAGTTATTTACGGATATGAATAATCTAATCAGTCAGACCAGTCAAAATGGGTCAAATGTCAGCGTTGCTTTGACCAATCAAAGTTATCTAATGGTTGAAAACT
- a CDS encoding IS3 family transposase (programmed frameshift), with protein MSKRMTETQIVSILKEAEAGISAKELCRKYGVASSTFYKWKSKYGGMEASDVKRLKELEEENRRLKQMYADLSLKAQMQEEINKKAIAPVPERKVWAQELQAQYDVSIAVSCQVVCMSRTAYYYKPKLPDDSEIIDVLNKLTDKHNRWGFPKCFKRIRKLGYSWNHKRVHRVYTALNLNLRRKSKRRLPTRNPKPLSVPNALGHTWSMDFMSDKLHNNIRFRTFNVIDDYNREVLGIDICTSMPSLRVIRYLDQLAEWHGYPKQIRVDNGSEFTSSTFTDWASAHGIYIDYIEPGCPYQNAYIERFNRSYRNEVLDCYLFNNLNEVSKLTEDWIKVYNTERPHDSLNDMTPAEYRQVA; from the exons ATGAGCAAACGAATGACCGAGACCCAAATAGTATCAATATTAAAAGAAGCAGAAGCTGGGATATCTGCTAAAGAGCTGTGCCGTAAATACGGGGTAGCTAGCTCGACATTTTACAAATGGAAGTCTAAATACGGCGGTATGGAAGCCTCTGATGTCAAACGACTAAAAGAGCTTGAAGAAGAAAACCGTAGGCTTAAACAGATGTATGCTGATTTAAGCCTTAAAGCGCAAATGCAGGAAGAGATCA ATAAAAAAGCTATAGCGCCTGTACCCGAGCGCAAAGTCTGGGCGCAAGAATTACAGGCGCAGTATGATGTCAGCATTGCAGTTAGTTGTCAGGTGGTCTGTATGAGTCGAACCGCTTACTACTATAAGCCTAAGCTACCTGATGATAGTGAGATTATTGATGTCTTAAACAAGCTTACTGACAAGCACAATCGTTGGGGTTTCCCAAAGTGTTTTAAGCGTATACGCAAGCTTGGCTACTCATGGAATCACAAGCGAGTACACCGTGTTTATACCGCGTTAAACTTAAACCTACGCCGTAAGTCTAAAAGACGGCTACCAACGCGCAACCCTAAGCCGCTAAGTGTGCCAAACGCATTGGGTCATACTTGGTCTATGGACTTTATGAGCGATAAGCTGCACAACAATATTCGCTTTCGAACCTTTAATGTGATTGATGATTACAACCGTGAAGTATTAGGCATTGATATTTGTACCAGTATGCCTTCACTCCGAGTAATTCGCTACCTTGACCAGCTAGCCGAGTGGCATGGCTATCCTAAGCAAATTCGTGTGGATAACGGCAGTGAGTTTACATCTAGCACATTCACTGATTGGGCATCAGCTCACGGCATCTATATTGACTATATCGAGCCTGGCTGTCCTTATCAGAATGCTTATATTGAACGGTTTAATCGCAGTTATCGTAATGAGGTTTTAGACTGCTACCTTTTCAACAATTTAAACGAGGTTAGTAAGCTGACTGAGGATTGGATCAAGGTTTATAACACCGAAAGACCCCATGATTCACTTAATGATATGACACCTGCTGAGTACAGGCAGGTGGCTTAA